One part of the Pseudoalteromonas ulvae UL12 genome encodes these proteins:
- a CDS encoding sterol desaturase family protein, which translates to MPVELLLLALSPVFFTFILYEFLKYKQHYELKDSFANVVLALMHQFADALALVVLMPFFYWLHQFAFFEIELDVATVLIAFILQDFLYYWFHRASHHIHWFWAAHVVHHSSKKMNFTTAFRQSFFYPLVGMWLFWLPMIVLGFDPKFVFAVVAINLGFQFFVHTQIVDKLGVVEYLFNTPSHHRVHHSINKGYIDKNFAGVLIIWDKLFGTFAQEQDKSHNRYGIIGACDSTHPWTISVMQWRLMKEQLRTAPNLQSKLSVLFGYPSHQLPQFSTKHANTHNTSDSTNATEDLS; encoded by the coding sequence ATGCCTGTTGAATTACTATTATTAGCACTGAGCCCTGTATTTTTTACTTTTATTCTGTATGAGTTTTTAAAATACAAGCAGCACTACGAGCTAAAAGATTCATTCGCGAATGTGGTATTGGCGTTAATGCATCAATTTGCCGACGCCTTAGCACTGGTTGTTTTAATGCCTTTTTTCTATTGGTTACATCAATTTGCATTTTTTGAGATTGAGCTTGATGTGGCCACTGTACTGATAGCGTTTATTCTACAAGACTTTCTGTATTATTGGTTTCATCGTGCATCTCATCATATTCACTGGTTTTGGGCTGCTCATGTTGTTCATCACAGTTCAAAGAAAATGAATTTTACCACCGCATTTAGACAGAGCTTTTTTTATCCTTTAGTGGGCATGTGGCTTTTTTGGTTACCAATGATTGTGCTTGGTTTTGACCCAAAATTTGTCTTTGCAGTTGTTGCAATCAACCTCGGCTTTCAATTTTTTGTGCATACCCAAATCGTCGATAAATTAGGTGTAGTAGAATACTTGTTTAATACTCCATCCCACCACCGAGTGCACCATTCGATCAATAAAGGTTACATAGATAAAAACTTCGCTGGAGTCTTAATTATTTGGGACAAATTGTTTGGTACCTTTGCCCAAGAGCAAGACAAATCACATAACCGTTATGGAATAATTGGAGCATGTGACAGCACTCACCCTTGGACAATTAGTGTGATGCAATGGCGATTGATGAAAGAACAATTGCGTACAGCGCCAAATCTACAAAGCAAACTGAGTGTTTTGTTTGGTTATCCAAGCCACCAGCTACCACAGTTCAGTACTAAGCATGCCAATACACACAACACTTCTGATAGTACCAATGCGACTGAGGACTTGTCATAA
- a CDS encoding SRPBCC family protein, translating into MAIDIVVTQSFACEPEIVLNTLSEHQHLDRFFNASFTVLPSHAHYTRRQVSMLGYRFIERVEQVDPFTLNYHIEGDGPVNHHCASINVTPSETGCLLVYSIHCQAKWWQPSWLLQAIIRHDLTQALHKLKELCDAC; encoded by the coding sequence ATGGCTATCGACATTGTGGTGACCCAATCGTTTGCGTGCGAGCCCGAGATTGTTTTAAACACATTATCTGAACATCAACATCTAGATCGTTTTTTTAATGCATCGTTCACCGTATTGCCCTCGCACGCACATTACACTCGTCGCCAAGTATCGATGCTTGGCTACCGTTTTATCGAGCGTGTCGAACAAGTAGACCCTTTTACACTCAATTACCATATCGAAGGAGATGGGCCGGTCAATCATCATTGTGCATCTATCAACGTAACTCCTTCAGAAACTGGCTGTCTGTTAGTTTATTCAATCCATTGCCAAGCAAAATGGTGGCAACCGAGTTGGTTACTACAAGCCATCATTCGCCATGATTTAACCCAAGCACTTCACAAACTAAAGGAGCTGTGCGATGCCTGTTGA
- a CDS encoding flavin reductase family protein has protein sequence MMINKTQRSQLDSRYRAMLVNSLSGFKSANLLGTCNLDGHTNLAIISSVFHLGADPALVGFIMRPHTVQRDSLENILATGVYTLNHVNADIWQQSHQTSARYDANQSEFDEVGLTAHYLNECNAPFVKQSRIKYSVELQSSQELVNGTQLVIGEIIDIHVNEELIKPDGYIDIEAAQTVAISGLDGYHTTKQLGRLCYAKPNIDPQLLDDSHNDQA, from the coding sequence ATGATGATAAATAAAACGCAACGCTCACAGCTAGACTCTCGCTATCGTGCCATGTTGGTTAACTCGCTATCGGGTTTTAAAAGTGCCAACTTACTCGGCACGTGTAACTTAGATGGGCACACCAATTTGGCAATTATTAGCTCTGTGTTTCACTTAGGTGCCGATCCTGCCTTAGTGGGCTTTATTATGCGCCCGCATACAGTACAACGGGATAGCTTAGAAAATATTCTAGCAACCGGTGTTTATACCTTAAATCATGTGAATGCGGATATTTGGCAACAAAGCCATCAAACATCAGCTCGCTACGATGCTAACCAATCTGAGTTCGACGAAGTTGGGCTAACAGCGCATTATCTCAATGAATGTAACGCCCCTTTTGTTAAACAAAGCCGGATTAAATATTCCGTTGAGCTGCAAAGCAGCCAAGAGCTCGTCAACGGCACTCAGCTGGTCATTGGTGAAATTATCGATATTCATGTCAATGAGGAGCTTATAAAACCTGATGGCTATATTGATATTGAAGCGGCACAAACTGTTGCTATATCAGGGCTAGATGGTTATCACACAACCAAGCAACTTGGGCGACTATGTTACGCAAAACCAAATATAGACCCTCAATTACTCGATGACAGTCACAATGATCAGGCTTAA
- a CDS encoding AraC family transcriptional regulator, with protein sequence MNTTSDIYFASVLHYLEALGLSKQFCLEQIDFAQFSALPKGTRIPFRYYHAILELGKQRCQDSLFGFHLGQDIRTADYGVLGYLIESSCDLAAAIDTLLQYDSLVADIGTAQFSSEGDTASICWTPNQLCSEQVVLRNMTAWVAVVRRLLDPSLTPSRLLFVHNFSAQEQERLSEWFGCQVIAGATVNQIDFPHDYLQVQFSSDNPFMHQALTQLSQKQLADIQAVQSVSQRVLSILMSKHDLQGVNQERVAQALNLTPRTLQRKLKHEQCSFADLRDEERKRRYELLMNQHSLGTIAALLGFNEQSSFNRAFKRWYGCAPKDYRAKQVTR encoded by the coding sequence ATGAATACAACTTCAGATATTTATTTTGCGAGTGTGCTGCATTACTTAGAAGCATTAGGATTGAGTAAGCAATTTTGTTTAGAGCAGATTGATTTTGCACAATTTAGTGCGTTACCTAAAGGGACACGGATCCCATTTCGCTATTATCATGCGATATTAGAGCTAGGTAAACAGCGTTGCCAAGATTCGTTATTTGGATTTCACCTTGGTCAAGATATCCGAACGGCAGATTACGGAGTGCTGGGTTATTTAATCGAGTCCAGTTGCGATCTCGCCGCCGCCATCGATACCTTATTGCAGTATGATTCGTTAGTTGCGGATATTGGCACTGCACAATTTAGTAGTGAGGGCGACACCGCCTCCATTTGTTGGACTCCGAACCAGCTGTGCTCTGAGCAAGTAGTACTGCGTAACATGACTGCATGGGTGGCTGTGGTACGGCGCTTATTAGATCCGAGCTTAACACCGAGTCGTTTATTGTTTGTTCACAACTTTAGTGCGCAGGAGCAAGAGCGGCTGAGTGAATGGTTTGGTTGTCAAGTGATCGCTGGGGCAACGGTTAATCAAATTGATTTCCCCCATGATTATTTACAAGTGCAATTTTCCAGTGATAACCCATTTATGCATCAAGCACTGACGCAATTATCGCAAAAACAATTAGCCGATATTCAAGCGGTACAATCTGTGTCGCAACGGGTGTTGAGTATTTTGATGAGCAAGCATGATTTGCAGGGGGTTAACCAAGAGCGTGTCGCACAAGCACTGAATTTAACACCGCGCACCTTACAACGTAAACTCAAACATGAGCAATGTTCGTTTGCGGATTTACGCGATGAGGAGCGTAAAAGGCGTTACGAGTTATTAATGAATCAGCATAGTTTAGGCACCATCGCCGCGTTATTGGGGTTCAATGAACAAAGCTCATTCAACCGCGCATTTAAGCGTTGGTATGGTTGTGCGCCAAAAGATTACCGAGCTAAACAAGTTACTCGTTAA
- a CDS encoding tetratricopeptide repeat-containing sulfotransferase family protein, which translates to MASIQTQLHQQALDALKINDIKQAHALLVKLITLQPNHADGYFLMAMVNVKVGQINKAISLIEKALTLHHSIEYNAYLAKCLALKGEYRRVKEIALAIDVNHIDSGLVADTIGVSLSHIGLYEQAMLFFEKAVQLNNNNGTFFYNLGVCAKFLGLFTQAETAFERAIKLEPIHHQAHFALADLLKVTEQNNHTARLHHAFEQVSHPDAKLHLGHALAKEYQDMGQYDAAFFALQNAKAAKLKQHPFDMTRATQLFAHIQQCSEQHRNTENQGATTSEPIFVLGMPRSGTTLVERILSSHSDVSSAGELQDFGLTIKRMTGTKSPSVLDTETITEAYQLDMAQVGQQYLSATRVVTGHSAHFVDKLPFNFYYVDLIRKSLPNAKIICLLRDPMDTCIGNYRQLFTINNPYYAYSLDLLDTGRFYQQFYQLMLHWQTLHQDAIKLVHYEQLVAHPEEQIRALLDYCELPWQDACVDFHLNQAPVSTASKVQVREPLNNKAIGRWRNFSEHTQNLERYFTAHNIPYLD; encoded by the coding sequence ATGGCATCAATACAGACACAATTGCATCAACAAGCACTTGATGCGCTCAAAATCAATGATATAAAACAAGCGCATGCATTACTGGTTAAGCTGATTACCTTGCAACCTAATCACGCTGATGGCTATTTTTTAATGGCCATGGTAAATGTAAAAGTTGGGCAAATTAATAAAGCAATTAGTCTGATTGAAAAAGCCTTAACCTTGCATCACTCGATTGAATACAACGCTTATTTGGCCAAATGTCTGGCATTAAAAGGGGAGTACCGACGGGTAAAAGAGATTGCATTGGCCATTGATGTCAATCACATTGATTCTGGGCTCGTTGCCGATACTATTGGGGTGTCATTGAGTCATATTGGTTTATATGAGCAGGCGATGCTCTTTTTTGAAAAAGCGGTGCAACTCAATAATAACAATGGGACCTTTTTTTATAATTTAGGCGTGTGTGCCAAGTTTTTAGGGCTGTTTACGCAAGCAGAAACGGCCTTTGAACGAGCGATTAAACTGGAGCCTATTCATCATCAGGCGCATTTTGCACTAGCTGATCTGTTGAAAGTGACTGAACAAAATAACCATACAGCGCGTTTACATCATGCTTTTGAACAAGTATCTCATCCTGATGCCAAGCTTCATTTGGGCCATGCGTTAGCTAAAGAATATCAAGATATGGGTCAATATGACGCTGCTTTTTTCGCGTTACAAAACGCAAAAGCCGCGAAATTAAAACAACACCCTTTTGACATGACACGTGCAACGCAATTATTTGCTCATATTCAACAATGTAGCGAGCAACATCGGAATACTGAAAATCAGGGAGCCACCACAAGCGAACCTATATTTGTATTAGGGATGCCGCGCTCTGGCACCACCTTAGTTGAACGTATCCTCTCAAGCCATTCAGATGTGAGCTCAGCGGGCGAATTACAAGATTTTGGCTTAACCATAAAACGCATGACAGGGACTAAAAGCCCATCAGTGTTGGACACCGAGACTATTACTGAAGCTTATCAATTGGATATGGCACAAGTAGGGCAACAATATTTATCTGCAACGCGTGTGGTAACCGGTCACAGTGCACACTTTGTCGATAAACTGCCGTTTAATTTTTATTACGTTGATTTAATTAGAAAATCACTACCAAATGCGAAAATAATTTGCTTGCTGCGCGACCCAATGGACACCTGTATTGGCAATTATCGCCAATTATTTACCATTAATAACCCTTATTACGCCTATTCCCTTGATTTACTCGACACTGGGCGCTTTTACCAGCAGTTTTATCAATTGATGTTACATTGGCAAACCCTTCATCAAGATGCCATTAAACTTGTTCACTATGAACAGCTGGTCGCACATCCAGAGGAACAAATTCGTGCTTTACTCGATTATTGTGAGCTTCCTTGGCAGGATGCATGTGTTGATTTTCATTTAAATCAAGCGCCAGTATCAACTGCGAGTAAAGTCCAAGTTCGTGAACCGCTCAACAATAAAGCGATTGGCCGTTGGCGGAATTTTTCTGAGCATACTCAAAACCTTGAGCGTTACTTCACGGCACATAATATCCCGTATTTAGATTAA
- the ybaK gene encoding Cys-tRNA(Pro) deacylase yields MTPAIKQLDSAKCAYQTHQYEHDSHHSSYGLEAAEKLKLAANQVFKTLVVELDSHQLAVAILPVCQQLNLKRMAKACGVKKAAMASPDKVQRTTGYVLGGVSPLGQKKRLQTVIDESAQHFAHIYISGGRRGLEISLSASDLSQLTSASFAQLTE; encoded by the coding sequence ATGACTCCTGCCATTAAACAACTCGATAGCGCAAAATGCGCCTATCAAACTCATCAATATGAACATGACAGCCACCACTCATCCTATGGATTAGAAGCCGCTGAAAAACTTAAACTAGCTGCAAATCAAGTGTTTAAAACCTTAGTCGTCGAGCTCGACTCCCATCAATTGGCCGTGGCAATTTTACCAGTTTGTCAGCAATTGAATTTAAAGCGTATGGCTAAAGCGTGTGGAGTCAAAAAAGCGGCCATGGCTTCTCCTGACAAAGTTCAGCGCACAACAGGTTATGTGTTAGGCGGAGTCAGTCCACTTGGGCAAAAAAAACGCCTTCAAACAGTGATTGATGAAAGTGCTCAGCATTTTGCGCACATTTATATCAGTGGTGGGCGCAGAGGATTAGAAATTAGTTTATCGGCGTCAGATTTATCACAATTAACCTCAGCTAGCTTTGCGCAACTCACCGAATAA
- a CDS encoding alpha/beta fold hydrolase: MSNEYALAGMTVIKHHFTLPLDYQKPKSNTITVFARELRANEPEAEHRPFLVYFQGGPGFAAQRPIDNSGWIKRALKEFRVLLLDQRGTGLSSAINYVALAHLSPRQQADYLAHFRADNIINDASAIKAILSPKEKWSILGQSFGGFCVFRYLSSAPNELKQAFITGGIPPILANPKEVYQHTFARVKAKNEQFFNRFPDALHLVSQLAEHITRHPVILSSGEKLSIEMLQSLGIHLGMQEGPENLYYLLEQAFIETPAGRQINPWFLSQFTQYLDYNDQPLFALLHESIYCQQHASNWAAEQVRQDKPEFAYQSDQPFLFTGEMIFPWFFEQFNNLMPLKGCADLLAAKSDWPALYDLDVLQNNQVPISAAIYSEDMYVDMTLSLTSVSKVANLTYWLTSEYEHNGIKMAGEIILDKLIALNKGNQLR; encoded by the coding sequence ATGAGCAATGAATACGCCCTAGCTGGAATGACCGTCATTAAACATCATTTCACTTTACCACTGGATTATCAAAAACCGAAAAGCAACACGATTACCGTCTTTGCTCGAGAATTACGCGCCAATGAACCAGAAGCTGAGCATCGACCTTTTTTAGTCTATTTTCAAGGCGGTCCGGGTTTTGCTGCGCAGCGACCCATCGACAATTCTGGTTGGATTAAACGAGCACTCAAAGAGTTTCGGGTATTACTGCTTGATCAACGTGGCACAGGGTTGTCATCGGCTATTAATTACGTCGCACTTGCCCACTTGTCTCCTCGTCAACAAGCTGATTATTTAGCTCATTTTCGGGCCGATAACATTATTAACGATGCCAGTGCAATCAAGGCTATTCTCAGCCCGAAAGAAAAGTGGAGTATTTTGGGTCAATCATTCGGTGGGTTTTGTGTCTTTCGTTACCTTAGCAGTGCACCTAATGAGCTAAAACAGGCATTTATTACCGGTGGGATCCCGCCGATTTTGGCCAATCCAAAAGAAGTGTATCAGCATACTTTTGCCAGAGTAAAAGCTAAAAATGAGCAGTTTTTTAATCGTTTTCCAGATGCGCTGCACCTTGTTTCGCAACTCGCTGAGCACATCACTCGCCACCCAGTAATTTTATCCAGTGGTGAAAAACTGAGTATAGAAATGCTGCAAAGCCTTGGGATCCATTTAGGCATGCAAGAAGGCCCTGAAAACCTCTATTACTTGCTCGAGCAAGCATTCATTGAGACACCAGCTGGCAGGCAAATAAATCCATGGTTTTTATCTCAGTTCACTCAATACCTTGATTATAATGATCAGCCTTTGTTCGCTTTATTACATGAGTCTATTTATTGCCAGCAGCACGCTTCAAACTGGGCTGCTGAACAAGTTCGCCAAGATAAACCGGAGTTTGCATATCAAAGTGATCAGCCATTTTTATTTACTGGCGAAATGATTTTTCCATGGTTCTTCGAGCAGTTTAATAACTTAATGCCTTTAAAAGGCTGTGCTGATTTATTAGCAGCTAAAAGTGATTGGCCAGCCCTGTATGATTTAGACGTATTGCAAAATAATCAGGTGCCCATTAGTGCAGCAATTTACAGTGAAGATATGTATGTCGATATGACCTTAAGCTTAACCAGTGTCAGCAAAGTGGCTAACTTGACCTACTGGCTCACCTCTGAATATGAACATAACGGCATAAAAATGGCGGGTGAGATTATCCTCGACAAACTCATTGCCCTCAACAAAGGTAATCAATTGCGTTAG
- a CDS encoding aminotransferase-like domain-containing protein codes for MTILDTLILDGRQAKYLQVATAIEDAITVGQLSAGEKLPPQRILSYKLGVTVGTITRAYHELERRGCVNAKIGSGTFVKSDQAHPALLTSPCETHFDLRSANAPMLNQIELMQTGLNELLQQTPILAQCLSYQSEIAFESQRTRLATWLSHSNIHCDESQVLFTYGGQHAIQLTLQTLCLAGDTVLCEGLTFAGFSACCQLLQLKAIGLEMDHDGITINSLKAAIKQSHPRALYLTPQVQNPTCVQLSVERRHAIVALCRENNIMIIEDDVQYLAPECKLASFYQLAPEITVYISSFSKTFSGGLRIGYLIAQSSLREKMRLTLKANCWTVPTLQIELICRWLEHDKVTQLADAIALEMKQRHQILEEVLSEFSMISQHSGYNAWLILPPHWRAVDFERFALHNKVLIRAAESFAIGRFPAPQAIRISLCASKNHHELRLALEALKTCLHSQISHHDIAI; via the coding sequence ATGACAATTTTGGATACTCTGATCTTAGATGGCCGCCAAGCAAAATACCTGCAAGTCGCCACAGCCATTGAAGACGCGATTACAGTAGGTCAACTCTCTGCGGGTGAAAAGTTACCACCACAACGGATCTTATCGTATAAGTTAGGTGTCACAGTTGGCACCATTACTCGTGCCTATCATGAATTAGAACGAAGAGGCTGTGTGAATGCAAAAATTGGCAGCGGTACATTTGTTAAATCTGACCAAGCTCACCCAGCATTATTAACAAGCCCTTGCGAAACGCATTTTGATTTACGCAGTGCCAATGCCCCGATGCTGAACCAAATAGAATTAATGCAAACTGGGCTCAATGAGTTATTACAACAAACACCTATTCTTGCCCAGTGCTTAAGCTATCAGTCAGAAATCGCCTTTGAGTCACAACGTACTCGTTTAGCAACATGGTTATCGCACTCGAATATCCACTGTGATGAATCACAGGTTTTATTTACCTACGGTGGGCAGCACGCAATTCAGTTAACATTACAGACACTGTGTTTAGCAGGTGATACCGTATTGTGTGAAGGGCTAACATTTGCAGGCTTTAGCGCATGTTGCCAACTGCTACAGCTCAAAGCCATAGGACTGGAGATGGATCATGATGGGATCACAATAAATTCGTTAAAAGCGGCCATTAAACAAAGCCACCCAAGGGCATTATATTTAACCCCGCAGGTACAAAACCCAACATGTGTGCAGCTATCTGTGGAGCGTCGACACGCGATTGTTGCTCTATGCCGAGAAAATAACATCATGATTATCGAAGATGATGTTCAATACCTTGCACCTGAGTGCAAATTGGCGTCGTTTTACCAGTTAGCACCTGAGATTACCGTGTATATCAGTAGTTTTTCGAAAACTTTTTCTGGCGGACTGCGCATTGGGTATTTGATTGCACAATCAAGCTTGCGCGAAAAAATGCGTTTAACACTCAAAGCAAATTGTTGGACAGTACCTACATTGCAAATTGAACTAATTTGCCGATGGTTAGAACACGATAAAGTCACGCAACTTGCCGATGCAATTGCACTGGAAATGAAACAACGCCATCAAATTTTAGAAGAAGTGTTAAGTGAGTTTTCAATGATTTCTCAGCACAGTGGCTATAATGCTTGGCTCATTTTGCCGCCTCACTGGCGAGCGGTCGATTTTGAACGTTTTGCCTTACACAATAAAGTCTTGATCCGTGCTGCTGAATCTTTTGCGATTGGCCGCTTTCCAGCCCCACAAGCAATCCGCATTAGTTTATGCGCTTCAAAAAACCATCACGAGCTGCGTCTCGCGCTTGAGGCATTAAAGACATGTTTACATAGCCAGATCTCTCATCACGATATCGCCATTTAA
- a CDS encoding GNAT family N-acetyltransferase has translation MQIEVIHGFLTHSYWAQGISIETVQQSMAGSLCLGGFLNGKQVAFARIISDFTTFAYLADVFVLEECRGQGFSKQLLAQVRSHPKLQGLRRFMLCTRDAHGLYQQFGFETVSNTDKLMEICHPNPYLSVKTP, from the coding sequence ATGCAAATCGAGGTCATACATGGCTTCTTAACCCATTCTTATTGGGCTCAAGGAATATCAATAGAAACAGTGCAACAATCAATGGCTGGATCTTTGTGTCTTGGTGGCTTTTTAAATGGCAAGCAGGTCGCTTTTGCCCGCATTATTAGCGACTTTACCACCTTTGCATATTTAGCCGATGTGTTTGTTTTAGAAGAATGCCGTGGGCAGGGATTTAGCAAACAATTACTCGCACAGGTGAGGTCTCATCCTAAGTTACAAGGGTTACGGCGGTTTATGTTGTGTACTCGTGACGCACATGGATTATATCAGCAGTTTGGTTTTGAAACGGTCAGTAATACAGATAAGTTGATGGAAATTTGTCATCCTAATCCGTATCTTAGTGTGAAAACGCCTTAA
- a CDS encoding methyltransferase family protein, whose product MRGLELKVYPLAVLLVCLLLNQLIVWVLPLHTDIVLLEKLWPGLLICGLGLPAIGVWQFNRVATTVDPSQPNKSQQLVTHGLYAHTRNPMYLGFLLLLLAQVCWLGQLAALTGCVVFVVYIQLFQINPEQRLLKQMFGEQYNQYCQRVRPWL is encoded by the coding sequence ATGAGAGGGTTAGAATTAAAAGTATATCCTTTGGCGGTATTGCTGGTTTGCTTATTATTAAATCAATTAATAGTTTGGGTGTTGCCTCTGCATACAGACATTGTATTGCTTGAAAAACTGTGGCCTGGGTTGTTGATCTGCGGGTTAGGTTTACCTGCCATTGGAGTTTGGCAATTTAATCGTGTGGCAACCACAGTTGATCCCTCACAGCCAAACAAAAGCCAACAGTTAGTCACTCACGGGCTGTATGCTCACACCCGAAACCCAATGTACTTAGGTTTTCTACTTTTATTATTGGCGCAGGTTTGTTGGTTAGGCCAGTTAGCAGCGCTAACTGGCTGTGTAGTGTTTGTGGTCTACATTCAGCTTTTTCAAATTAATCCGGAGCAGCGATTGTTAAAACAAATGTTTGGCGAACAATATAATCAATATTGCCAGCGAGTGCGCCCTTGGTTATGA
- a CDS encoding ABC transporter substrate-binding protein has translation MRLLLFIFFSATTFAQPLKINIVSDVIQAKDISDLDMSFELLLQLTEPLIASNAIEIEFIPASRLREWRELTNQSNVCLYNKVKTPEREHFGIFTDYPITAFPPNRLAVHSHLPLPEQLSLPQTMNDFGLTIGAIEGRAYGQHIDQFLLDNHDRIIWISGKDSAKRLRKMLIRKKVDAIIEFTATFSTESEADLAALTFHKLDEASESIFGYIACARSSVGQQAIDLFNGQLALPSNQKIIIDAHYASFFNQEAQYIAEDIKKKFDQPSSR, from the coding sequence ATGCGTTTGTTGTTATTTATCTTTTTCAGTGCCACAACCTTTGCACAACCGTTAAAAATTAATATCGTTTCTGATGTGATTCAAGCAAAGGATATCAGTGATCTTGATATGAGCTTTGAATTACTTTTGCAACTTACAGAGCCTCTGATTGCGAGTAATGCAATCGAGATTGAATTTATTCCTGCCAGCCGCTTAAGAGAATGGCGAGAATTAACGAATCAATCCAATGTCTGTTTATACAATAAAGTAAAAACACCTGAACGTGAACACTTTGGTATTTTTACCGACTATCCCATCACGGCCTTTCCGCCAAATCGGCTGGCAGTACATAGCCATTTACCTCTACCTGAACAATTATCCTTACCTCAAACGATGAACGATTTTGGTTTAACCATCGGCGCAATTGAAGGCCGTGCGTATGGCCAACATATCGATCAATTCTTACTGGACAATCACGATCGGATAATCTGGATTTCAGGTAAAGATTCAGCTAAACGGCTCAGAAAGATGCTGATTCGCAAAAAAGTGGATGCTATCATTGAATTTACAGCCACCTTTTCAACTGAAAGTGAAGCTGACTTAGCAGCTTTGACTTTTCACAAGCTTGATGAAGCCTCAGAAAGTATTTTTGGTTATATCGCGTGTGCGCGCTCTTCGGTCGGACAACAAGCAATTGATTTGTTCAATGGGCAACTTGCTCTGCCCAGTAATCAAAAAATTATTATCGATGCACATTACGCCTCTTTCTTTAATCAAGAGGCCCAGTACATCGCTGAAGATATCAAAAAGAAATTCGACCAGCCTTCATCCCGTTAA
- a CDS encoding LysE family translocator, with amino-acid sequence MTELINLWVPLLLFGLLATLSPGPNNLLLTLQGANMGFKSAVPFIMGIRVGIIALFVVMASGIAGLLVLELNALVVMKFIGAAYMCWLAYTLIQNKQKQAITGPVNLSFWRGLVAQFVNPKSLLMVMTCISAFSLPTPLYWASVVQACVIFSLAGLCANIVWTLVGVWINRKLATEIAKQRFNHLLAGLTILTVLMLFYD; translated from the coding sequence ATGACAGAGTTAATTAATTTATGGGTGCCGCTGTTATTATTTGGCTTGTTAGCCACCCTAAGTCCTGGGCCAAATAATTTATTGCTGACTTTGCAAGGTGCCAATATGGGTTTTAAAAGTGCGGTACCGTTTATCATGGGTATTCGGGTGGGGATTATTGCGTTGTTTGTGGTAATGGCCAGCGGTATCGCAGGTTTATTAGTGTTAGAGCTAAATGCTTTAGTGGTAATGAAATTCATCGGAGCAGCGTATATGTGTTGGTTGGCGTATACCTTGATCCAAAATAAACAAAAACAAGCAATCACAGGGCCCGTCAATCTTAGTTTTTGGCGGGGTTTAGTCGCACAGTTTGTCAATCCTAAATCGCTATTAATGGTGATGACGTGTATCAGTGCATTTAGTTTACCAACACCTTTGTATTGGGCATCGGTTGTTCAGGCGTGTGTGATTTTCAGCTTAGCTGGGCTTTGTGCCAATATTGTTTGGACATTGGTAGGTGTGTGGATCAACCGGAAATTGGCGACAGAAATTGCAAAACAACGGTTTAATCATCTTTTAGCAGGTTTAACCATATTGACTGTGCTGATGTTATTTTACGATTAA